A window from Gottschalkiaceae bacterium SANA encodes these proteins:
- the urdA_5 gene encoding urocanate reductase codes for MKRIFALALALMMVFSLAACSASEATAEPAKGIYQAGVYPVTARGNGGDIEIEVTFSETEITDIKIVSQNETQGLSDEVFEKMPTAILEAQSTEVESVSGASVSSEAIKKAVDHAIAMAMGIEIESEVVDGVYKGSAEGKGGLLTVEVTIENGAIQDIQVVESHETIGFDRSFKLVRKAILESNSTDVDTVASATLASGAMIRATIAALEEAGFADRFAEAAGGVSITDLPKEQTADVIIIGAGGAGVNAAVEAMAAGAEVIVLEKAPVPGGNTKLTDGVLNASETTYQDEEGIVDQNNSFFEDTMAGGDRINNPDLVHTLAENSAEAYQYYKDVVGVKWYMLNRAGGHSQTRSHYAEGEGAQLFETLFNYALNQGINVNYNTQAVEILKDDTGAVTGVKAIRNGEDVFYYANRAVVLATGGFGRNQDLLKEFDPNYVEGALCTNSVLSTGDGVGLAREAGANLVGMTYIQKHPTCDVVTGELISSANSGRGLGTTVMVNKEGQRYVEELERRDVISIATGKQTGGISYSFFDQNAADETGFFDKFGEELAHLEATGQMVKADTVEEACEFYGIDLDSFKATIERYNGFAQAGEDLDFQRRNGLREYSLSEGPFYFIQSSPAIHHTMGGVEINVNTQVIGIDGEILPHFFAAGEVTGGVHGSNRLGGNAITDITVFGRIAGQNAAQEK; via the coding sequence ATGAAGAGAATTTTTGCATTGGCTTTGGCACTTATGATGGTATTTTCATTGGCGGCATGTTCAGCGAGCGAAGCGACAGCGGAGCCGGCGAAGGGGATATACCAAGCGGGTGTGTATCCTGTTACGGCAAGAGGAAATGGTGGAGACATTGAAATTGAAGTCACTTTCAGTGAAACTGAAATAACGGATATCAAGATTGTGAGTCAAAATGAAACTCAGGGACTAAGCGACGAGGTTTTTGAGAAGATGCCGACAGCGATACTGGAGGCGCAATCGACAGAGGTTGAATCGGTATCGGGTGCATCTGTTTCTTCAGAGGCAATAAAAAAGGCTGTTGATCATGCGATTGCCATGGCAATGGGAATCGAAATCGAATCAGAAGTCGTTGACGGCGTATATAAGGGAAGCGCCGAAGGAAAAGGCGGACTGTTAACGGTTGAAGTTACAATTGAAAACGGAGCGATTCAGGATATTCAAGTGGTTGAATCTCATGAAACCATTGGTTTCGACCGATCGTTCAAATTGGTGAGAAAAGCCATATTGGAGTCAAATAGTACAGATGTTGACACAGTTGCCAGCGCAACCTTGGCATCGGGTGCCATGATTCGGGCAACAATCGCTGCCTTGGAAGAAGCGGGATTCGCTGATCGGTTTGCTGAAGCGGCGGGCGGAGTGTCGATTACTGATCTACCAAAAGAGCAGACAGCTGATGTCATTATCATCGGTGCAGGCGGTGCAGGCGTTAATGCGGCGGTTGAAGCAATGGCTGCGGGAGCAGAAGTCATTGTGCTGGAAAAAGCACCGGTTCCTGGAGGCAATACGAAGTTGACGGATGGGGTATTGAATGCCTCTGAAACAACATACCAGGATGAAGAAGGTATTGTTGACCAAAACAATTCATTCTTTGAAGATACAATGGCAGGTGGCGACCGTATCAACAATCCGGATTTAGTCCATACACTAGCAGAGAATTCTGCAGAAGCATACCAGTACTATAAAGATGTTGTTGGGGTCAAATGGTATATGTTGAACCGCGCGGGAGGACATTCTCAAACACGTTCTCATTATGCAGAGGGTGAAGGTGCACAACTTTTTGAAACGCTGTTTAATTATGCCTTGAATCAAGGAATCAATGTGAACTACAATACGCAAGCAGTTGAAATTTTGAAAGATGATACAGGTGCGGTTACGGGCGTAAAAGCAATTCGAAACGGAGAAGACGTATTCTATTATGCCAACCGAGCGGTAGTGCTTGCCACCGGTGGATTCGGTAGAAATCAAGATCTGTTGAAAGAATTTGATCCCAATTATGTGGAGGGTGCATTATGTACCAATAGTGTATTGAGCACAGGCGACGGTGTTGGCTTAGCACGTGAAGCTGGTGCGAATTTGGTTGGCATGACCTATATCCAAAAACATCCAACTTGTGATGTCGTGACTGGAGAATTGATTTCTAGTGCCAATTCCGGACGAGGTCTTGGTACAACAGTCATGGTCAACAAAGAAGGGCAACGTTATGTGGAAGAATTAGAGCGACGTGATGTCATCTCGATTGCGACCGGCAAACAAACGGGTGGAATCTCTTATTCTTTCTTCGATCAAAATGCAGCGGATGAAACGGGATTTTTCGATAAGTTTGGTGAAGAACTTGCACATCTTGAAGCGACGGGTCAGATGGTGAAAGCAGATACGGTAGAGGAAGCTTGTGAATTCTATGGGATCGATCTAGATAGCTTCAAGGCGACCATTGAACGTTACAATGGTTTCGCTCAAGCGGGAGAAGATCTTGACTTCCAACGAAGAAATGGGCTGAGAGAATATAGCCTGTCAGAGGGACCCTTCTATTTCATCCAATCGTCACCAGCCATTCATCATACAATGGGTGGGGTGGAGATTAACGTGAATACCCAAGTGATCGGGATAGATGGTGAAATTCTTCCGCATTTCTTTGCGGCAGGTGAAGTCACAGGCGGGGTACATGGTTCCAATCGCCTGGGCGGAAATGCCATTACAGACATTACGGTATTTGGTCGCATTGCAGGACAAAACGCTGCACAAGAAAAATAA
- a CDS encoding polysaccharide deacetylase family protein yields MKKVTSILMGSLVSLILLVGCSGPVQDMEEVESQTAVIEEELIEDASAENASVDGTEVEDSSTDPNKVDEQTVMEPTLEERMTAIDLSLKPNELGKVMVLMYHNIGDEEKTWVRTPDNFRRDLETLYTKGYRPVSLVDYVGGSFDIPAGTTPFVLTFDDGNENNFRYLETDIGWGIDPECAVGILESFRKEHEDFNPQATFFVYGSRPFRQEELVEKKLKFLVDNDYVVGNHSWGHDDYKEEKYNDPQMVMASLGKNVAFLETFLEAGTVNTLALPYGHRPKDDAAEMALFDGNYEGTEYENVAVLNVGWDPYKSPYHMDFNPRSIHRVRASETNVDNVGLYDWLAYFDKHPSQRYISDGDLEIVTVPESKADSLSEAYMMGGELVDHKFVYVVE; encoded by the coding sequence ATGAAGAAAGTTACCAGTATTTTAATGGGAAGTTTAGTGAGCTTGATCTTGCTTGTAGGATGTAGCGGACCGGTTCAAGATATGGAAGAGGTTGAGAGTCAAACTGCAGTTATAGAAGAAGAGCTGATTGAGGATGCAAGCGCTGAAAACGCATCTGTTGATGGTACGGAAGTGGAAGACTCATCAACTGACCCAAACAAAGTGGATGAGCAAACGGTAATGGAACCAACCTTGGAAGAACGAATGACAGCAATAGATTTGTCGTTGAAACCCAATGAATTGGGAAAAGTGATGGTCCTGATGTATCACAATATCGGGGACGAAGAAAAGACATGGGTGAGGACACCAGATAATTTTAGACGCGATTTGGAAACCCTGTACACGAAGGGCTATCGCCCTGTATCCCTTGTGGATTATGTAGGCGGCAGCTTTGATATACCCGCCGGAACAACGCCGTTTGTATTAACTTTTGATGATGGAAATGAAAATAATTTTCGTTATTTGGAAACGGATATCGGGTGGGGAATTGACCCTGAATGTGCGGTAGGTATCCTCGAGTCATTCCGAAAGGAGCATGAAGATTTTAATCCACAGGCTACTTTCTTTGTTTATGGATCGAGACCCTTCCGTCAGGAAGAACTAGTTGAAAAGAAACTAAAATTTTTAGTGGACAATGACTATGTTGTTGGTAATCACTCATGGGGTCATGACGACTATAAAGAAGAGAAATATAACGATCCGCAAATGGTGATGGCAAGTCTTGGCAAGAATGTCGCCTTTCTAGAGACGTTTTTAGAAGCTGGGACAGTCAATACCCTCGCCTTGCCTTATGGCCACCGTCCGAAAGACGATGCCGCAGAGATGGCTTTGTTTGATGGAAACTATGAAGGCACTGAGTATGAAAATGTTGCCGTCCTCAACGTAGGCTGGGATCCATATAAGTCGCCATATCATATGGACTTTAACCCTAGGTCTATCCATCGCGTGCGTGCCAGCGAAACCAATGTCGATAATGTTGGTTTGTATGATTGGCTTGCTTATTTTGATAAGCATCCCTCTCAACGGTATATTAGTGATGGGGATCTAGAGATTGTTACGGTTCCTGAATCGAAAGCGGATTCTTTATCAGAAGCCTACATGATGGGCGGAGAGCTCGTTGATCACAAATTCGTTTATGTCGTTGAGTAG
- the hpt_1 gene encoding hypoxanthine phosphoribosyltransferase has product MDTSKRKIIFSHEEINKEVQRLGQQISEDYLGEKILVISLLKGSFIFAADLIRAIDGDVQMEFMTTSSYGHGEASTGEVSIVNDLSVDINGRHVLVVDDIVDSGLTMSVILKHLKASNPASLKSCVLLDKPERRVVEIEPDYCGFVIPDLFIVGYGLNYGDYFRNIPYIFSFIQDEEA; this is encoded by the coding sequence GTGGATACAAGCAAAAGAAAAATTATATTTTCCCATGAGGAAATTAATAAAGAGGTCCAAAGATTGGGCCAGCAAATAAGTGAAGATTATTTGGGTGAAAAGATATTGGTGATTTCACTGCTCAAAGGGAGTTTTATCTTTGCAGCAGACTTGATTAGAGCCATTGATGGTGATGTACAGATGGAGTTTATGACGACATCGAGTTATGGACATGGGGAAGCTTCTACGGGTGAAGTGAGTATTGTCAATGATTTGTCTGTTGATATTAATGGTCGTCACGTTTTAGTCGTCGATGATATCGTCGATTCTGGTTTAACGATGTCCGTGATTTTGAAGCATTTAAAAGCATCGAATCCAGCATCATTAAAGTCTTGTGTTTTATTGGATAAACCAGAACGAAGAGTGGTGGAAATCGAGCCGGATTATTGCGGATTTGTAATACCGGACCTTTTTATTGTCGGTTACGGTTTAAATTACGGAGATTACTTTAGAAATATTCCGTATATTTTTTCTTTTATCCAAGATGAGGAAGCGTAG
- the hslO gene encoding Hsp33 family molecular chaperone HslO: MNHILRGMDRGQNFRFFLANTTELTKEMKEIHKLSETATAALGRTAAVSAIIASMMKNLKDKITVQIQGNGPGGKLILVASSTGGIKATVDHPEIELPLKSNGKLDVGGYVGKDGQMIIIRDLGLKEPYVGRSPLVSGEIAEDFAYYFAMSEQQPSVVNLGVLFNKEGEVETAGGILIQTMPDISEEVLIQLEKDVASMPSFTKAAQISTDPKERLHSLLPSFELDFMDEMPVFWECDCSRERMEQALLALGKDELKSLMDEDDSTEMHCHFCNTNYRFNKEDLLQLIQESNG, translated from the coding sequence ATGAATCATATTTTACGTGGTATGGATCGTGGACAAAACTTTCGATTTTTTTTGGCGAATACCACTGAATTAACGAAAGAAATGAAAGAGATTCACAAGTTGAGTGAAACGGCAACCGCAGCATTGGGAAGAACTGCAGCGGTTTCTGCGATTATAGCGAGCATGATGAAAAATCTAAAGGATAAGATCACGGTTCAAATCCAGGGTAATGGTCCAGGGGGGAAGTTGATACTTGTTGCTTCTTCAACGGGGGGAATCAAGGCAACCGTGGATCATCCAGAAATTGAATTGCCCCTGAAATCGAATGGAAAACTTGATGTCGGTGGTTATGTTGGCAAGGACGGTCAAATGATTATCATTCGAGATCTTGGTTTGAAAGAACCCTATGTGGGCAGATCGCCTTTGGTTTCTGGAGAGATTGCAGAGGATTTCGCCTATTATTTCGCAATGAGTGAACAACAACCCAGTGTCGTTAATCTAGGGGTCTTGTTTAATAAAGAAGGCGAGGTGGAAACGGCTGGTGGAATTTTGATTCAAACCATGCCTGATATTTCAGAAGAGGTATTGATTCAATTAGAAAAAGATGTGGCCTCCATGCCAAGTTTTACCAAGGCAGCCCAGATCTCTACGGATCCCAAAGAACGGCTACATAGCTTGCTTCCCTCATTTGAATTGGATTTTATGGATGAAATGCCAGTATTTTGGGAGTGTGACTGTTCACGCGAACGAATGGAACAAGCTTTGCTTGCTTTGGGCAAAGATGAACTGAAGAGTCTTATGGATGAGGATGATTCTACAGAGATGCATTGTCATTTTTGCAACACGAATTATCGCTTTAATAAAGAGGATCTCTTGCAACTTATACAAGAATCAAATGGGTAA
- a CDS encoding sensor histidine kinase, translated as MTFRKRILISFCLCISIVFSILMVYVKTSVERNTMAYTEEQTMYAMESKASEVGLWFFTKISEFRVLSELPAFQSMDIRGIKPLIDELASRPSSIESTEFFGVGGINQKIWINGEQTLELIDRSTMLKIKSSTQEFIIDNPQISPYNHRDIFPIYYPILNDKGEKTGILYGGIPTKTLINMLADINQSNGITWIMNQDGVVFTQNESYFYHEVLSQETLKELMNDKTRRQTDVLHLSDLRNMSSTLIYSTIPNTDQWLLCTLLADSEIFAHSNELSRNIAMLWIALLLLTVLISYFLTRSFAQPLEALKANMREVEKGNLVSLPLGNHKDEFYYLEASYNRMLNQISHLIDRIYTEQGFKREAELRALQSQINPHFLYNTLDTLKWIALDYQAYEISDAVNSLSAFFRISLSDGNEMIPLGKELNHARHYMEIQKMRYTEILDYQIEIEPSIQHIDTLKILIQPLVENALYHGLKPKNKKGLISITAYEYESLIFIEVTDNGVGIPSQKLQNIRRNLEMQMISKHYGIYNILERLKLKYGQSAGLTIESIENYGTTATIYYPIENKGGFHHV; from the coding sequence ATGACATTCAGAAAAAGAATACTAATTAGTTTTTGCTTATGTATCTCCATTGTTTTTTCTATTCTGATGGTCTACGTCAAGACATCTGTCGAAAGGAACACCATGGCATATACAGAAGAGCAAACCATGTATGCAATGGAATCAAAAGCTTCAGAAGTTGGACTTTGGTTCTTCACAAAGATATCTGAATTTCGCGTCCTCTCTGAACTGCCAGCCTTTCAGTCTATGGATATCCGCGGAATCAAACCGCTGATCGACGAACTTGCCAGTCGCCCTTCTTCTATAGAGAGCACTGAATTCTTCGGTGTCGGCGGAATTAATCAAAAGATTTGGATCAATGGCGAACAAACCCTGGAACTAATCGACCGAAGCACAATGCTCAAGATCAAATCCAGCACCCAGGAATTCATCATCGACAATCCTCAGATCTCTCCCTACAATCACAGGGACATCTTCCCCATCTATTATCCCATCCTGAATGACAAAGGGGAAAAAACAGGCATCCTCTATGGCGGAATCCCGACCAAAACCTTGATCAATATGCTGGCAGATATCAATCAATCCAATGGCATCACCTGGATTATGAATCAAGACGGGGTAGTCTTTACACAAAACGAGTCCTATTTCTACCACGAAGTCTTGTCTCAAGAAACCCTTAAAGAATTGATGAATGATAAAACAAGGCGACAGACCGATGTTCTCCATTTGTCTGATCTTCGTAATATGAGTTCCACCCTGATCTATTCAACCATTCCAAATACAGACCAATGGCTCCTATGCACTCTTTTGGCTGATTCAGAGATATTTGCCCATAGCAATGAACTATCTCGAAACATCGCCATGCTGTGGATTGCACTTTTATTGCTCACTGTCCTTATATCCTATTTTCTGACACGATCTTTTGCTCAACCCTTAGAAGCGTTAAAAGCAAATATGCGAGAAGTGGAAAAAGGCAATCTAGTCAGCCTCCCCTTGGGCAATCACAAGGATGAATTTTATTATCTGGAAGCCTCTTACAACCGTATGTTGAATCAAATTTCCCATCTAATCGATCGTATTTACACAGAACAAGGATTCAAGCGAGAAGCAGAGCTTCGTGCCCTGCAATCGCAAATCAATCCACACTTCCTCTATAACACCCTAGATACCTTAAAATGGATTGCTTTGGACTACCAAGCCTATGAGATTTCAGATGCTGTCAATTCCCTATCCGCCTTCTTCCGCATCTCCTTAAGCGACGGAAATGAAATGATTCCCCTTGGGAAAGAACTGAATCACGCGCGTCATTATATGGAGATCCAAAAGATGCGCTATACCGAAATTCTTGATTATCAAATTGAAATTGAACCTTCAATCCAGCACATTGATACCTTGAAAATTTTGATTCAACCACTCGTGGAAAACGCCCTCTATCACGGGTTGAAACCAAAGAACAAAAAAGGATTGATTTCGATTACAGCATATGAATACGAATCCTTGATCTTCATTGAAGTCACAGACAACGGTGTCGGCATCCCTTCTCAAAAGCTACAAAATATTCGTAGGAATTTGGAGATGCAAATGATTAGCAAGCATTATGGTATATACAATATATTGGAGCGACTGAAGTTAAAATACGGCCAAAGTGCCGGTTTGACAATTGAAAGCATTGAAAATTACGGCACAACCGCCACCATCTACTATCCCATAGAAAACAAAGGAGGGTTTCATCATGTATAG
- the urdA_6 gene encoding urocanate reductase: MKRWIILLFIIASVMMTGCETVEYAIPFSEGGRFTGCATGYVEEITIELVVQNGAIIEIDSLGVNESFSLAEQAKDEIFERIISNQVLPAEAVSGATTTSLALIEAVEAAIVAAGMEPAYFKQASIKAIEEEIHQDQTFDIVVIGGGAAGLAAAVEASLQGKSVILIEKLPFVGGNTALSGGEMSVPGSDLQKQLGIEDDVDTMIGDIYAGGRKTGKLELIQTFCENINSTLQWLEETIGVEYQTRVYTVSGHSVPRTVIPIGLGAGIVDRLLFLAESNGVQVIYNAKATDIMIDETGRVFGVYATVNSQEHRIFAREKTILASGGFSANVEMREHYNTQWASLGSEVLTSNSPGITGDGILMAEKIGAKLIDMEFIQLFPYNNPASGKHYYLDNIRASAGAFFVNQEGERFVNEDEVRDIVAGRILEQTAQTSYEIFTQSIIDTLSDDPVALEEVERWLNQGVLIKRDTIQECAAYFGVNKHEIQKTLDQYNQYIVNGKDEAFDRTLGFKPLLNGPFYMLEGVPSVHYTMGGVAITQHAEVVNTEGNIIPGFYAAGEVTGGIHGENRLGACAVPDALVFGRIAGGYAPVLED; the protein is encoded by the coding sequence GTGAAGCGATGGATCATATTGCTGTTTATAATAGCTAGTGTCATGATGACGGGGTGTGAGACCGTTGAATATGCGATTCCATTTTCGGAAGGTGGTAGATTTACTGGATGTGCAACCGGATATGTGGAAGAAATCACAATTGAACTTGTTGTTCAAAATGGCGCGATTATCGAAATTGACTCATTGGGTGTAAACGAGTCCTTTTCCTTGGCAGAGCAGGCCAAGGATGAAATCTTCGAAAGGATTATTTCCAATCAAGTGTTGCCGGCTGAAGCGGTATCGGGTGCGACGACGACATCTCTCGCTTTGATTGAAGCTGTGGAGGCGGCCATTGTTGCAGCGGGAATGGAGCCAGCCTATTTTAAACAGGCAAGTATCAAGGCCATAGAGGAAGAAATTCATCAAGATCAGACATTTGATATTGTTGTAATTGGGGGAGGCGCAGCTGGACTTGCAGCTGCAGTCGAGGCATCCCTTCAAGGGAAAAGTGTAATTTTAATTGAAAAGCTTCCTTTCGTTGGCGGAAATACAGCCCTATCAGGTGGTGAAATGTCCGTGCCTGGAAGCGATTTACAAAAGCAGCTTGGAATTGAGGATGATGTAGATACGATGATCGGAGATATCTATGCCGGAGGCAGAAAAACCGGCAAATTGGAGTTAATTCAAACGTTTTGTGAAAATATCAATTCGACGCTCCAATGGCTTGAGGAAACAATTGGAGTCGAATATCAGACGCGAGTCTATACGGTGAGCGGACATTCAGTTCCAAGGACGGTGATCCCCATAGGTTTAGGAGCGGGTATTGTAGATCGGCTTCTTTTCCTTGCTGAAAGTAATGGTGTCCAGGTGATTTACAATGCAAAGGCGACAGACATCATGATTGATGAGACAGGTCGTGTATTTGGGGTTTATGCAACCGTGAATTCTCAAGAGCATCGTATTTTTGCAAGGGAAAAAACGATTCTTGCTAGCGGTGGATTCAGTGCCAATGTAGAAATGAGGGAACACTACAACACCCAATGGGCATCCCTGGGTAGCGAAGTGTTGACATCAAATTCTCCTGGAATTACTGGGGATGGAATTTTAATGGCGGAAAAAATTGGAGCAAAATTAATTGATATGGAATTTATTCAACTCTTTCCGTACAACAATCCAGCATCGGGGAAACACTATTATCTGGATAATATTCGTGCAAGCGCTGGAGCCTTTTTTGTGAATCAAGAGGGCGAGCGCTTTGTGAATGAAGACGAGGTGCGAGATATCGTCGCAGGCCGGATTCTCGAGCAAACGGCGCAGACGAGCTATGAGATCTTTACTCAAAGTATAATCGATACCCTTTCGGATGATCCGGTTGCCTTGGAAGAAGTTGAAAGGTGGTTAAATCAAGGCGTGCTAATTAAACGCGACACAATCCAAGAATGCGCAGCATATTTCGGTGTGAATAAACATGAGATACAGAAAACGCTTGATCAATATAATCAATATATTGTAAATGGAAAAGATGAGGCATTCGATCGAACACTTGGTTTTAAACCCTTGTTGAATGGACCTTTCTATATGTTGGAGGGGGTTCCGTCGGTGCATTACACAATGGGCGGTGTTGCCATCACTCAACATGCTGAGGTGGTAAACACGGAAGGAAATATCATCCCGGGTTTTTACGCTGCAGGTGAGGTGACCGGAGGTATTCATGGTGAAAACCGTTTGGGTGCTTGTGCAGTCCCAGACGCCCTGGTCTTTGGGAGAATCGCAGGCGGATACGCACCTGTTCTAGAAGATTAG
- a CDS encoding response regulator, translated as MYRVLIADDEERIRNGIAKLIEQFDIDLQVCALVKNGAEALESTRIHLPEIVLIDINMPQLNGLEAIERIQAIHPEAVIIIISGYDRFDYAQKAVSLGVYHYLLKPFQNDEFRDLLLSALETYREKAQKKNLITHALDTHQTNQKAHILAYIKDRYRDPQLSMSLLESTFSMGKTSIANYIKRETGKTFIDYVTQLKIEHAKDLLGNPDITILQISKLLGFSSQHYFSRVFKNQTGFSPLQFRCQK; from the coding sequence ATGTATAGAGTTCTTATCGCAGATGACGAGGAACGAATCAGAAACGGCATAGCGAAACTAATTGAACAATTTGATATCGATCTCCAGGTATGTGCACTTGTGAAAAATGGAGCAGAGGCCTTGGAATCCACGCGCATTCACCTGCCCGAGATTGTTTTGATCGATATCAACATGCCCCAACTTAACGGACTAGAAGCAATTGAAAGAATCCAAGCGATTCATCCAGAAGCCGTCATCATCATCATTTCAGGTTACGACCGCTTTGACTACGCCCAGAAAGCCGTCTCTTTGGGGGTTTATCATTATCTGTTAAAACCCTTTCAAAACGATGAATTCCGCGACCTCCTCCTCTCCGCTCTTGAAACCTATCGGGAGAAAGCACAGAAAAAGAACTTAATCACCCATGCACTGGATACCCACCAAACGAATCAGAAGGCGCATATTCTTGCCTATATCAAGGACCGTTATCGAGACCCTCAATTGAGTATGTCTTTATTGGAAAGCACCTTCTCCATGGGTAAGACAAGCATCGCTAATTATATCAAGAGAGAAACCGGTAAAACCTTTATCGATTATGTCACTCAGCTCAAGATTGAACACGCAAAGGATCTTCTAGGAAATCCAGATATAACTATTTTACAAATTTCAAAGCTTCTTGGATTTAGCAGTCAGCATTATTTTAGTCGTGTATTCAAAAATCAAACTGGATTTTCACCGCTTCAGTTCCGTTGTCAGAAATAA
- a CDS encoding class I SAM-dependent methyltransferase: MSNYENLADYYDRLMNRDVDYVGWADYLWKLLTELHPSPIDGLEMASGTGNMTEQMIRKNCHLDAFDRSEEMLTIAREKNLPIRDVRFFQQDMVDFRFAKKYDFAICSCDSINYLLEDGDLLRVFQRVFDQLKPGGIFLFDVVTLHRMSDLYGNEIFVADQDDVYYVWKNQWDPDKCQISYEITFFVQMEDGYERFDEFHQQRGYTMKEIEMALVEAGFVNNQSFDGFTKNPVTDKSERVQWRAQKGV; encoded by the coding sequence ATGAGTAATTATGAAAACTTAGCTGATTATTATGATCGCTTGATGAATCGAGATGTAGATTATGTAGGGTGGGCAGATTATCTGTGGAAACTTCTTACCGAATTGCATCCCAGTCCCATAGATGGGCTAGAAATGGCTTCAGGAACTGGAAATATGACAGAACAAATGATTAGGAAAAATTGTCATTTGGATGCCTTTGATCGATCGGAAGAGATGTTGACCATTGCTCGAGAGAAAAATCTTCCGATTCGTGATGTGCGTTTTTTTCAGCAAGACATGGTTGATTTCCGATTTGCTAAAAAGTATGATTTTGCGATTTGCTCATGCGATAGCATTAATTACTTGTTGGAAGATGGCGATTTACTAAGGGTTTTTCAACGGGTATTTGATCAACTGAAACCCGGTGGGATTTTTCTGTTTGATGTCGTCACCTTGCATCGGATGAGTGACTTATACGGCAATGAAATTTTTGTCGCTGATCAAGATGATGTATATTATGTTTGGAAGAATCAATGGGATCCAGACAAGTGTCAGATTTCATATGAAATCACTTTTTTTGTTCAAATGGAAGATGGCTATGAACGCTTCGACGAGTTCCATCAACAACGAGGATATACTATGAAGGAAATCGAAATGGCACTTGTTGAAGCTGGCTTTGTTAATAACCAATCATTTGATGGGTTTACGAAAAATCCAGTTACAGACAAAAGCGAACGCGTGCAATGGCGTGCGCAAAAAGGAGTATAA
- the infC gene encoding translation initiation factor IF-3 has protein sequence MGVIPTREALQIAQEKKLDLVMVSPNAKPPVCKILDYGKYRYEQSKREKEAKKNQKTINIKEVRMTPRIDEHDLQVKASNAIKFLKAENKVKVTVRFRGRELGHTNIGREVLKTFVTMIQEYGEVEKHARMEGRNMVMFLTPKK, from the coding sequence TTGGGTGTTATACCCACTAGAGAAGCATTGCAGATTGCACAAGAGAAAAAATTGGATTTGGTGATGGTTTCTCCCAACGCAAAGCCGCCGGTATGCAAGATCTTGGATTATGGCAAATACCGATATGAGCAGTCGAAGAGAGAGAAGGAAGCGAAGAAAAACCAGAAAACCATTAATATTAAAGAAGTTCGAATGACACCAAGAATTGATGAGCATGACCTGCAAGTTAAAGCAAGCAATGCGATTAAATTCTTGAAAGCAGAGAACAAAGTTAAAGTTACCGTCCGTTTTAGAGGACGCGAATTGGGCCATACGAATATTGGTCGTGAAGTATTGAAAACATTTGTCACGATGATTCAGGAATATGGCGAAGTTGAAAAACATGCACGTATGGAAGGACGAAACATGGTTATGTTTCTAACACCAAAAAAATAA
- a CDS encoding DUF4364 family protein, translating into MFESTTELAQNKLILLYSMKVLEIPIPNSEFIQFILENLSLNYFMIQQYLSELAGASFIEICPIHEDYSGYVLTKLGEDTLLFFEDRIPEAVRYQLTENASVKKNERVKARQVTGHYYKKNDTEYIVTLKVIENETLLFSQALNVVSQEQAKMICKNWNLESGSIFNQILGLLTKENNTAE; encoded by the coding sequence ATGTTTGAAAGTACCACCGAACTGGCTCAAAACAAATTAATACTATTGTACTCGATGAAAGTACTGGAAATTCCAATTCCCAACTCAGAGTTTATTCAATTTATCCTGGAAAATTTATCCTTGAATTATTTTATGATTCAACAATATCTCAGCGAATTGGCAGGAGCTTCCTTTATTGAGATTTGCCCCATTCATGAAGATTATTCCGGTTATGTTTTGACAAAACTTGGAGAAGATACTCTCTTGTTTTTTGAAGACCGCATACCTGAAGCTGTCCGTTATCAATTGACTGAAAATGCATCGGTTAAGAAAAATGAACGTGTGAAAGCGCGTCAGGTCACAGGACATTATTACAAAAAAAACGATACGGAATATATCGTTACCTTGAAGGTCATAGAGAATGAAACCTTACTCTTCAGTCAAGCTTTGAACGTAGTCTCGCAAGAGCAGGCTAAAATGATTTGTAAGAATTGGAATTTGGAATCAGGATCCATTTTCAATCAAATTCTTGGACTATTAACAAAAGAGAACAACACAGCGGAATAA